The stretch of DNA CGATGATCGTTCGATGCTGGCCCATGAAATTGCTACGGTTTTAGATGAAGGTGAGATTCTCATTCCCGGCTTATCTCAAGCCCGCATGCTACGAGCTTGGGCTGGCGTGCGCCCACTCTACCGCGAGCAAGCCACCACCGAAGATCGCGATCTTAGCCGCGATTTTAAAGTTCTTGATCATACGCAACGCGATGGGGTGGCAGGAATTATTTCAATTGTAGGCGGCAAATATACAACCTACCGCATGATGGCCGAACGTACAGTCGATCTGGTTGCCAAATATCTACAAAACACCAGCGCCTGTCGCACTGCTGAGGAAGTCATTCCAGCCCCCGATCAACGCCGTTTATTTACGGTTGGTGCGCCATTGGCAACAATTGAAGCCGAACAAAGCTATGGCGATTTAATTTGCGAATGCGAATTGGTTACCCGCCAACGCTTGCTCGATGCCTGGCAAGCAGGCGCAACCAGCATCGACGATTTACGCCGCGATACACGCATCGGCATGGGGCCGTGCCAAGGTGGTTTTTGCACGATGCGCACCGCCGCCCTCGCCTACGAAGCCCAAGTTGCCGATCAACAGCAAAGTGTCGAGGCAATTGAGCACTTTTTGCAAGAACGTTGGCGCGGTATACAGCCAATTCTCTGGGGCGATCAATTACGTCAAGCACGGCTCGACGAGCAAATTTACCTTAATCTATTAAATGTGCAGCCTGAGGATGCCCCATAATGCGTCGGCAACTCGCGGGTTGGCAACAATCGGCCCGCCAGCTTAAACAACAGCTACGGGTATTATTGTTGGCATGGCGTGATCGGCGTGTGCCGTGGTATGCCAAAGCCCTAGCAATTTGCACCTTGGGCTATGCTTTTAGCCCAATCGACCTAATTCCCGATTTTATTCCGGTGTTAGGCTATTTAGACGACCTTTTGATTTTGCCACTCGGCATTATGTTAACAATCAAACTCATTCCTAGCGTCGTTTGGCAAGAATATACAATCAAGGCCCAGCAAACTCCAGCCCAAACCAAGCCAGTTAGTTATATCAGTGCAGGCCTGATTATTGGGCTATGGCTTGGAGCAGCATGGTGGGCGTTTAATCTGCTACGCTAAACCATAAATTCAATCAAAAGGCGCTTCATTAATCAAACCTGTAATGCTATACTAGGGAAATACTGACCAAAGTACTAAACCAATGAGGGAAGAACAATGCAAATAGCCGCATTATTGACCGAGGCTCGTCATGCCTTGAGTGTAGGAGATCGCGCCAAAGCCAAGCAATTAGCTTCACAAGCCTTGCGACTTGATAGCAAGCATATCGAAACATGGCTTTTACTGGCTGATTTAGTCGAAGTTCCCGCGCAAAAACGCGATTGCTTTCAACGAATTTTGGCCATCGATCCAACGAATCCAATTGCCAAACAAGCACTGAACCAACTTGATGCGCCAGCCCCAGTTGCTGCCGCCAGCTTTGAATTACCCAAATCGGCGTGGTTTGGCAACAAATCAGCTGAGCCAGAACTAACCGCCCAAGTTGGTGGGCCGATCGCAACCTCAACATTACCAAAAAACTCGCCTAGCGGCATTCGGCCATTGGCGCAGGCCCAAACACCGTCGTTGGTCGAGTTGAGCAACACACCTGCAATACCAACTGGCTATGTTCAGCCAACTCAGCCTGCCTATAACCAGCCAAATTATGCCCAACCCAACCAAGCCTTCATCCCGCCAGTAGCCAATTATGGCCAAGCTCAACCGCAATATGGCCAAGTGGTCTACCCCCATGTGGAGCCAAGTGGCGTAGCCAAATTCTTGAAATGGCTGGTTTTTGCGGTATTCGGTTTAATGGTAGTCTGTTTTGGAATTAGCGTTCTCAGCGATTTAGGCAAAGAACCACCGCCAACACCCAAAGTTAGCGCCCAAGATCGCACAACAGCGATGTTGAACGATATTGTCAAAATGTCAACAAACCCTCAATCATACGGGGTTGATGGGGCTAAACTGACTGCAGAACCATTGGTTAAAACCTACTTTGCCGCAAAATATCGTAGGAATCCTCGAATTTATGCTGAAGATATGATTGGTGGGCTTAAGGAGGGCGCAGGCGATGATATCCAAACAATTCTTCCGCTGATTGCCCAAGCCTATGTTACGCCGATTCAATATTCGGTGATTTCTGAAGTTAAAGATCAAAAAATTCGGCTTAAAATTATTTCTGGTGATATGGTTATTGTTGTCAAGAACAACCAGTTCGTAACCAATCCACTTAATGAGATGTACGATATTGTAACGTTGATCAATGAAGATGGGATTTGGTATGTTGATGATATACAATATAATTAAATCCCTACTCCGCCCCAATGCTGTGGCTGGTATACTTAAGCGAGAGAGTCGAAGGCCATTCTTTGTGCGGAGGCTTAGAACCCATGGACGCAACAGCCGATATTGGCTTAATCGGGTTGGCCGTAATGGGCCAAAACTTGGTTTTGAACATGAACGACCACGGTTTTGTGGTCGCTGTCTATAATCGCACCACTAGCAAGGTCGATCAATTTTTGGCTAACGAGGCTCAAGGCACCAATGTTGTCGGGGCACATTCGTTAGAAGAATTGGTCGGCAAACTCAAGCGCCCACGCCGCGTGATGTTGATGATTCAGGCTGGAAGCGCGGTTGATGCCACAATCGATCAATTAGTGCCCTTGCTCGAACCAGGCGATATTATCATTGATGGTGGGAATTCGCTGTTTACCGATAGCAACCGCCGAACCGCTGATCTCGAAGCCAAAGGCTTGTTGTTCATTGGCACAGGGGTTTCTGGTGGCGAAGAAGGTGCACGCCATGGGCCATCGATTATGCCTGGTGGTTCGCCTGCCGCATGGCCGCATGTGCAGCCAATTTTCCAAGCCATCGCAGCCAAAGTTGATGATGGCTCGCCTTGTTGCGATTGGGTTGGCGAGGGCGGTGCAGGCCACTTCGTCAAGATGGTACATAACGGCATCGAATATGGCGACATGCAATTGATCGGCGAAACCTACGATGTCATGCGCTCGTTGGGCTTGAGCGCCGACGAGATGAGCAGCGTGTTTGGCGAATGGAACGCGGGTAAACTCGATTCATATCTGATCGAGATTACCCGCGATATTTTGGCCTTCCGCGATAGCGATGGCGCACCCTTGGTCGATAAGATTTTGGATAGCGCTGGTCAAAAAGGCACAGGCAAATGGACGGTCGTTTCCGCTTTGGATAATGGCATTCCGCTGACCTTGATCGGCGAAGCAGTGTTTAGCCGCTTTTTGTCAGCACTCAAAGATGAACGGGTGCACGCCGCCAGCGTAATCAGTGGACCAGTCGATCAGCCAAGCGTTGATCGTGCAGCCTTGGTTAACGATCTACGCGATGCCTTGTATGCTGCCAAAATTGTTTCATATACCCAAGGCTATATGTTGATGCGAGCCGCTGCTAAGGAACAAGGCTGGAATCTCAATTATGGCGGGATTGCCTTGATGTGGCGTGGTGGCTGTATCATTCGCTCGGCCTTCTTGGGCAAAATCGAGGAAGCCTACCGCAATAACCCCGAATTGGTGAACTTGTTGCTCGACCCCTATTTCAGCAACGAAGTGCAGCAATCGCAAGCAGCATGGCGACGGGTAATTGCTCACGCAGTGCTGGCAGGCATTCCAGTGCCAGCCTTATCGAGTGCCCTGGCCTTCTTCGATGGCTACCGCACGGGCAATTTGCCAGCCAACCTGTTGCAAGCCCAACGCGATTACTTCGGTGCTCACACCTACGAGCGCATCGATGCCGAACGTGGCAAGTTCTTCCACACCAACTGGACAGGCAAAGGCGGTACGACAACTGCTGGCACTTACCAAGCCTGATACAAGGATGAAGGATGAGGAATGAAGGATGAAAACTCCGTTGGTCTCAATGAATATTTAAAATCAATCGAGATGGAGGGATGAATATTCAGTTTCAAGCAGCTAAGGCTGTGTCATTCATCCCTCATCCTTCATAATTCATCCTTCGATATGCATAGCCTGTTAGGATTAGCCAAATTCAGCCATTGATCGAGAAAGGCCTGCCCAACACTTGGTTGAGCAGGCCTTTTGGTTGAGAGTAATCGAAAGTTACTTGAGGCTTTCGGCAATCTTGGTGGCTTGTTCGCCATCGATGTTGCCAGTAATCACGAAGGTCACATCGCCTTCTTGCCAGGTCAACACCACACCAACATTCCCACGGCCTTCGATCAAGGTGCCTTGAACGCCACGGACGGTTACTTCAGTGCCGCCACGTTGAATCTTCGCATCTGGATCATCACCTTTGGCTTGAACCAATGTCCATTCCAAGTCAGTGCCAGCGTAGGTTTGAATTACGGTGGTGGCTTTGGCAAGGGTCAGCAATTGAACATCGCTCAAGCTTGTGCCCAAGGTTTCGCTGGGAGCCAACAGTTCGAAGCCTGCTTGCGTCTTGGCTTCGTCCAAGGTCAAATCGGTAGCTGGAGCAGCTTGTTCCATTTCCTTGATCATATCGGCGATCTTGACGATTTCGGCATTAGCTGGTGGCTGAGCGCTGAAAATTGCCAGATCGATGCCTTTATTGATTTCAAGGGTTTCAGCGGCAAAGCTGACGTTGCCCATATCTTTCGCATCAAGCACAAACTTGACTGGCATCCAGTTGGTATCTTCTAGCCAAACGTTGATATCAACCAACAAATCGATTGGCAATTGTTGTTGGGCATCTGATTTTGGCGCAATGCTAACTTTGTAAGTATTGAAACCGGCAACTTCTTCTTCGCCCAAAATCGTAATCGTCAAGGCATCCAAGCCTTTTTCAACTACACCTTGCAATTGGCCGAGCATTTCGGTTTGATCCATGCGACCGCGACCGCCTTGGCCTTGCTCTTCGTCTTGTTGGCCTTGTCCCATTTGCGATTCGCTCAACTCAGCGGCAGTGCCAACATAAGCTTTATTTTCAGCAGGATCATAGAACCAGCCTTGAGTACCATCAGTCACGACTTCAGCGCCAACCATCTTGGCATCGTTGGCATCAAGAATTTTCGCGCGGAAGGCTTTGATTTCGTTGCCTTCAGCATCTTTGTTGCCAGTTTTGCTCGACCAAACTTCGGCCTTGATAAAGCCAGTCGCTTGATCTGAGGTGTAATCGACGCGCATAATTGCATGAACATTGTTGGTATTGGCTTGGCCTTCCCGAATTTTGGTAACGATGTTTTCAGCCGTGATATCTTCTTGACCACAGCCTGCTAACACCATTGTTAACACGAGCATCAAGCTCCACATTCGCTTGAACATTTGATTCCTCCTAGCAGTATTGAACGGTTTTATAGTAGCACGGCCCCTGGTTACAAACTAGGTCAGCGATGTAATAAAATGATGAACAGCTATTAACTCACCAAAGCCATGCCCCAATCAAACTGACAGCCCAGAGACAAAACCAAATCAAGCTGGCCTGGGTCATTTTGGCACTCGTCGCCCGATCAAGCTCTAAGCCTGGAATAGCTGGCCGCAGGAGTTGGGTCATTAAATTAAACACGCTCCAAGCAACAATCAATAATTGGGCTAAGCGCAAAACCGCCAACCATGGCTCACCCCACCAAACACCGAGCAAGCCCACACCAATCCCTGCAATTAGTAGCAAACTACTACGCCAAAGCATGGCACTCAACAAAGCCAAATAGGTTGTTCGCCCCAAGGTTTCGTGCTGAATGCGGCTTTGGTTGTTTAATAATAACCACCATGCTGGCAGTTGAATAATTGCAATAATCAGCCCCAGTTGTAGCACCACGCCAATCGCTTGCACCAAGCTTTGCTGGGCTAAATTGGGGGCACGCAATAACAACATATGCACCGCCACCAAACCTGACCAAAGCCCAATATAGCCCCAAGTCGTGCGTTGATGGCCTTGCAATACCTCTTGCACTGATCCCGATTCAATCATCGATTCGGGGCGTGGACGCGGCATAGCCACATTGCGAGCACGCGGTCGCGGCTTGGTTGGCTGTTTTGGCGCGGCTGGGGTTTCCAGTGGCTCGGTTTGGCTAGCAATTGGCGGGGTTGGCGTTTCCAGTGGCTTGGTTTGGTTGCGAAAACGCTGCTCAGCAAGCTCAGCAAAATCTTCCAAAGCTGAAAGTGCTAGCTGATTGGCTGGATTAATCGTCAGCACCCGATCCAAGCAGTAGCGCATTTTATCGGCAGAATCAACCACGCCGCTCAGCCAGAGCCATGCTTGCTCGTGGTTGGGGTCGCGTTGCACAATGTTGCTCAACAATTTTCGCGCTTGTTCAGTATTACCTTGATTGGCCGCCGCTTTGGCTGAGCGCAATAATTCGTCAATCGATTGTTCGGTCATGCTACTTCCTCAATATTAACAAGCCTATTTTAACCGAGGTTGGTAGCACAACGCACAAGCATCAAGGCTGTATAATGGTAGCAACCACTGATCAACGCTATCAATGGCTGCATTTGTCGTGAATGATGCAAGCATTCGCCTGCATCGCTAGTGCGGAGTGTCAACGGTGACCTACTTCGACTCTTTGTTAATTGCCAATCGGGGCGAAATTGCGGTGCGGGTAATTCGGGCTTGTCGCTCGTTGGGCATCGAAGCAATCGTGGTTTATTCCGATGCCGACGCACGCGCCTTGCATGTGCGCGAGGCTGATCGAGCGATTCGCATCGGCCCAGCTGCCGCCGCTCAATCGTATTTGAATATCGAAGCAGTGCTAGCTGCTGCTCAACAAACTGGAGCGCAGGCGATTCACCCAGGTTATGGCTTTCTCTCAGAAAATGCCAATTTTGCCCGTGCTTGTAGTAAGGCCGGAATTGCCTTCATCGGCCCACCCGCCGAAGCAATCGAGGCGATGGGTTCGAAAAGCGCCGCCAAACGCCTCGCCGAATCGGTGGGCGTGCCAACTGTGCCTGGCTATAACGGCGATGACCAAAGTGAACAACGCTTGTTGGCCGAAGCCGAACGGATTGGCTTTCCACTCCTAATCAAGGCTTCAGCTGGTGGCGGCGGCAAAGGGATGCGCAGCGTGCATCGGCTTACTGAATTTTCGGCGGCTTTGGCAGCAGCGCAGCGTGAAGCTCTCGCCGCCTTTGGCGATCAGCATGTTTTGCTCGAAAAGCTGATCGAACGCCCACGCCATATTGAGTTTCAAATCCTCGGCGATCAACATGGCACTATGCTACATCTGGGCGAACGTGAATGTTCAATTCAACGCCGCCATCAAAAAGTGCTCGAAGAATCGCCCTCAATCGCCTTAACCTCAGAATTACGCGCTACGATGGGCGCAGCGGCTGTGCGTTTGGCTCAAGCCGTTAATTATTACAATGCTGGCACCCAAGAGTTTATGCTCGATACCAATGGTGAGTTTTATTTCCTCGAAATGAACACCCGCCTACAAGTTGAACACCCCGTGACTGAGTTGGTGACAGGCTTGGATTTGGTGCAGTTGCAAATTGCCATCGCCGCCGGCCAGCGTTTGCCCTTTGATCAAGCGGATATCCAGCAAACTGGCCATGCAATTGAAGTGCGGTTGTATGCGGAAGATCCAGTGCAAATGTTGCCTTCAATTGGCCAACTCACCAGTTACACACCGCCCGAAGGCCCAGGCATTCGACTGGATACTGGGGTTACAGTTGGCGATCATGTCACGATCAATTATGATCCAATGCTGGCCAAGTTGATTGTATGGGATGAGCAGCGCGAGCAAGCAATTGCCCGTTTGCGTTATGCCTTGCAACATTTCGCGGTTGCTGGAGTTACCACCAACATTCCGTTGTTGCAGGCGATTATCAACACACCAGCCTACCATACCGGAGCCACCACCACCGATTTTCTGCAAACCTATGCAATTAGCGAGCAATTGCAACAGCGCCAATTGCCGCCCAATTTGGCTTTAGCAGCCAGAGCGTTGTTTGATTTAGAGCCTGATCCTGATGCAACGTTGGTTGGCGACCCTTGGAATGTACCATGGCGGGCGGCCCACATGCCGCATCAACTGCGCTACCAAACCAACGATCAAATTGTGCCGATCAAAGCTCAGCCACAAGCGCCCCAAGCATGGCTGGTAACGATTAATGACGAGCAACTTGAGATTGTAGTTTTGCGTCGCCATCTTAATCGCATGGTTGTGCGGGTTGCCGATCGAATTTATCAATGCCAACTTGAGCAGGATAGCTTAGTTTGGCAAGGGGTCGGCTATCAGATTCAGCCTGCTGCCGCTCCCAGCCTCGACCAAAATAATGGACACAAAGGCGA from Herpetosiphon gulosus encodes:
- a CDS encoding acetyl-CoA carboxylase biotin carboxylase subunit, which gives rise to MTYFDSLLIANRGEIAVRVIRACRSLGIEAIVVYSDADARALHVREADRAIRIGPAAAAQSYLNIEAVLAAAQQTGAQAIHPGYGFLSENANFARACSKAGIAFIGPPAEAIEAMGSKSAAKRLAESVGVPTVPGYNGDDQSEQRLLAEAERIGFPLLIKASAGGGGKGMRSVHRLTEFSAALAAAQREALAAFGDQHVLLEKLIERPRHIEFQILGDQHGTMLHLGERECSIQRRHQKVLEESPSIALTSELRATMGAAAVRLAQAVNYYNAGTQEFMLDTNGEFYFLEMNTRLQVEHPVTELVTGLDLVQLQIAIAAGQRLPFDQADIQQTGHAIEVRLYAEDPVQMLPSIGQLTSYTPPEGPGIRLDTGVTVGDHVTINYDPMLAKLIVWDEQREQAIARLRYALQHFAVAGVTTNIPLLQAIINTPAYHTGATTTDFLQTYAISEQLQQRQLPPNLALAARALFDLEPDPDATLVGDPWNVPWRAAHMPHQLRYQTNDQIVPIKAQPQAPQAWLVTINDEQLEIVVLRRHLNRMVVRVADRIYQCQLEQDSLVWQGVGYQIQPAAAPSLDQNNGHKGDASLEAPMPGTIIKLLVAEGEQVSAGQPLLIMEAMKMEHTVTAPYAGTVAKLPYHQGQQVSGGVALAEITAE
- a CDS encoding DUF4367 domain-containing protein → MFKRMWSLMLVLTMVLAGCGQEDITAENIVTKIREGQANTNNVHAIMRVDYTSDQATGFIKAEVWSSKTGNKDAEGNEIKAFRAKILDANDAKMVGAEVVTDGTQGWFYDPAENKAYVGTAAELSESQMGQGQQDEEQGQGGRGRMDQTEMLGQLQGVVEKGLDALTITILGEEEVAGFNTYKVSIAPKSDAQQQLPIDLLVDINVWLEDTNWMPVKFVLDAKDMGNVSFAAETLEINKGIDLAIFSAQPPANAEIVKIADMIKEMEQAAPATDLTLDEAKTQAGFELLAPSETLGTSLSDVQLLTLAKATTVIQTYAGTDLEWTLVQAKGDDPDAKIQRGGTEVTVRGVQGTLIEGRGNVGVVLTWQEGDVTFVITGNIDGEQATKIAESLK
- the gnd gene encoding decarboxylating NADP(+)-dependent phosphogluconate dehydrogenase encodes the protein MDATADIGLIGLAVMGQNLVLNMNDHGFVVAVYNRTTSKVDQFLANEAQGTNVVGAHSLEELVGKLKRPRRVMLMIQAGSAVDATIDQLVPLLEPGDIIIDGGNSLFTDSNRRTADLEAKGLLFIGTGVSGGEEGARHGPSIMPGGSPAAWPHVQPIFQAIAAKVDDGSPCCDWVGEGGAGHFVKMVHNGIEYGDMQLIGETYDVMRSLGLSADEMSSVFGEWNAGKLDSYLIEITRDILAFRDSDGAPLVDKILDSAGQKGTGKWTVVSALDNGIPLTLIGEAVFSRFLSALKDERVHAASVISGPVDQPSVDRAALVNDLRDALYAAKIVSYTQGYMLMRAAAKEQGWNLNYGGIALMWRGGCIIRSAFLGKIEEAYRNNPELVNLLLDPYFSNEVQQSQAAWRRVIAHAVLAGIPVPALSSALAFFDGYRTGNLPANLLQAQRDYFGAHTYERIDAERGKFFHTNWTGKGGTTTAGTYQA
- a CDS encoding YkvA family protein, with the translated sequence MRRQLAGWQQSARQLKQQLRVLLLAWRDRRVPWYAKALAICTLGYAFSPIDLIPDFIPVLGYLDDLLILPLGIMLTIKLIPSVVWQEYTIKAQQTPAQTKPVSYISAGLIIGLWLGAAWWAFNLLR
- a CDS encoding tetratricopeptide repeat protein; protein product: MTEQSIDELLRSAKAAANQGNTEQARKLLSNIVQRDPNHEQAWLWLSGVVDSADKMRYCLDRVLTINPANQLALSALEDFAELAEQRFRNQTKPLETPTPPIASQTEPLETPAAPKQPTKPRPRARNVAMPRPRPESMIESGSVQEVLQGHQRTTWGYIGLWSGLVAVHMLLLRAPNLAQQSLVQAIGVVLQLGLIIAIIQLPAWWLLLNNQSRIQHETLGRTTYLALLSAMLWRSSLLLIAGIGVGLLGVWWGEPWLAVLRLAQLLIVAWSVFNLMTQLLRPAIPGLELDRATSAKMTQASLIWFCLWAVSLIGAWLW